The DNA sequence ATTATTTTGCCAGCAAGTGAAGGTATACCCAATCATCTCCTCCCAGCGCATTTCACCTGAAAACCTTCCCCAAACGTAAAAAGCCACCCTCCAAGGAGAGCGGCTTTCTTCTATCTGATATTCGAGATTACGCATTGTCGGAGGCAAGCGCTTCTCCGGAGATTACGCGTCCGGGGTAGGCTGCCAGACCTGCCGCGAGGCACTCCATAGCCTTGCGGAGATCTTCTTCATTGAGGACATAGGCGATGCGAACTTGGTCAGTGCCCAAGCCGGGGGTCGCGTAGAATCCTGATCCGGGGGCCATCATGACGGTCGCGCCTTCGTGATCGAATTCTTCCAGCATCCACTGGCAGAATCGCTCGCTGCTGTCCACAGGCAATTGCACCATCGCATAGAATGCACCATCCACATCTGGGCAAACCGCTCCTGGGATTTTGGCAATTGACTCCACCAATACATCACGACGCTTGCGGTAGATTTCTACCACGTCTTGATAGTAGCTGGCGGGCAATTGGTACAAAGCCTCCGCGCCAATCTGCCCCAGTGTCGGAGGAGAAAGACGCGCCTGAGCCAATTTCATGACTCCACCCATTACATCCGCATTCTTGGAAACGACGCATCCAATCCGAGCGCCACAAGAAGAGAATCGCTTGGAAATGGAATCCGTCACGATTACGTGATCCTCCATGCCTTCGAGGCCAAGCACAGATTTGTGCTGCTTGCCATCGTAGGCGAATTCACGGTACACTTCGTCAGAAACGAGGTAGAGATCGTGCTTTTTGACAATCTCCTGAAGCTTCTGGAGAGATTCCTGTGGGTACAACACGCCCGTAGGATTGCCGGGGTTGCAAATCAGGATCGCTCGGGTACGGGGGGTGATGAGCTTCTCGAATTCCTCGATAGGCGGCAACGCAAAGTCGTTTTCGATCTGTGTCTGGATCGGTACCACCTTGACATTGGAGAAAATGGAGAAGCTATTGTAGTTGGCGTAGAACGGTTCGGGAATGATTACCTCGTCCCCGGGGTTCATGATGGTGGCGAATACAAAGCTCAATGCTTCGGAAGCACCCGTGGTTACGATCACCTGATCGGTATTCAGGGGATGACCGAGGTTGCCGTAGTAATCGGCGATGGACTGACGCAGCGATACGTGTCCCGCAGAGTGGCTGTAGGCAACTACCTTCAGATGTGCATCTTGGATG is a window from the Pontibacter sp. G13 genome containing:
- a CDS encoding pyridoxal phosphate-dependent aminotransferase, whose amino-acid sequence is MPALSQRALEIPASPIRKLVPYSEAAKAAGKHVYHLNIGQPDVETPQVFFDAIQDAHLKVVAYSHSAGHVSLRQSIADYYGNLGHPLNTDQVIVTTGASEALSFVFATIMNPGDEVIIPEPFYANYNSFSIFSNVKVVPIQTQIENDFALPPIEEFEKLITPRTRAILICNPGNPTGVLYPQESLQKLQEIVKKHDLYLVSDEVYREFAYDGKQHKSVLGLEGMEDHVIVTDSISKRFSSCGARIGCVVSKNADVMGGVMKLAQARLSPPTLGQIGAEALYQLPASYYQDVVEIYRKRRDVLVESIAKIPGAVCPDVDGAFYAMVQLPVDSSERFCQWMLEEFDHEGATVMMAPGSGFYATPGLGTDQVRIAYVLNEEDLRKAMECLAAGLAAYPGRVISGEALASDNA